The Bacillota bacterium genome segment GCTGGCGGTGATCTCGCGTCATCCGCTCTTCGCCGCCGCCGTGGCGGAGGCGATGCGCGCCTGCCCGCGCATGCACCTGCTGGGCTGCTGGCGGTCGCCCGCGGAGGCCGGCGCGGGGCTGGAGGCAGAGCCGGAGGTCGTCCTCTTCCTGGTCGCCCGGCCGCCGGAGCCGGCCGGCGAGGAGCGGAGCGCCGCGTACCGTCTCTGGCCGCATGCCCGCCTGGCCGCGCTCTCCGTGGAGGCCAACCTGGCCTGGGCGCTGCCGTCCGGCGGCGAGTCCGTGGACGCCGACGGCCGGGAGGCGGTCGCCGCTCTGACCGTGCCGCGTTCCTTCTGCGAGCTGGGGTCGCTCCTCCTGGGCGAGGCCTGCCCGGGCCGCAAGGGCGACGCCTGTCCGCTGGCCTCCCGCACCTCCCCGCGCGCCGAAACGCCCGGGGCGGGGAGGGGAGCGCCTCCGGCCAGGCCGACGGAGGCCCCCTCCGGCTAGGCGCGGGGCGGCTCCTTGGGTTCCACCAGGCCTTCCTCGATGGCGTAAGCCGCGGCCTGGACGCGGTTCTGGACGTGCAGCTTGTCGAGGATGTGCTTGATGTGGATCTTGACGGTGTTCTCCGAGATGATCAGCCGCTGGGCGATCTCGCGGTTGGTAGCGCCGGAGGCGACGAGCTGGAGGACCTCCCGCTCGCGCTCGGTCAGCCCCTCGCTCTCCTCCGCCTCGGCGGGAGCCTCGCCGCCGCGCGGGGTGCCCAGCCCGTCACGTCGTCCGACGGAGGGCATCCGGGCGAACTCCTGCAGGATCAGCCGCGCCAGGCTGCCGGAGATGGGCGCCTCGCCGCGGAAGACGCCCTCGATGTAGCGGAAGAGCTCCTCCGGCTCCAGGTCCTTGAGGAGATACCCCTGCGCCCCCGCCTTGATCGCCTCGAACAGGTTCTCGTCCCGGTCGGAGACGGTCAGCATGACCACGGGCAGCTCGGGGTGGGCCCGGTGGATCTGCCGGGTCGCCTCGATGCCGTTCATGATCGGCATGTTGACGTCCATCAGCACCAGGTCCGGGCGGAGGCGGTCGACCGCAGCGATGGCCTCCTCGCCGTTCCCCACCTCGCCCACCACCTGGAGGCTGGGCCGCGAGGCCAGGAGCCCGGCCAGCCCCTTCCGGAAGAGGACGTGATCGTCAACCAGCAAGATGCGGTGCGCCACGGGTATCCTCCTCGATGGGGCGCGGGACCGGGATGGCCAGGACGACCTGGGTGCCCTGGCCCGGCGCCGAGAGGATGTCGACGAAGCCGCCCAGCGACTCGGCCCTCTCCTGCATGATGCTCATGCCGTAGTGACCCTTGGCGTTCTGCCGGGCCACGTCGAAGCCGACGCCGTCGTCGCTGATACGGAGCCAGAGGTGGCCCCGCCCTTGCTCCACGGCCAAGTGGACGCGGGAGGCGTGGGCGTGCTTGCGCACGTTGGCCAGCGCCTCCTGTACGATACGCCAGGCCTGCACCTGCGCGCCGTCGGGCAGCCCGTCCAGCAGCGCCAGCTCCCCCTCCGCCGAGGTCTCGATCCCGTTCATCGAGCGGTAGTCTTCCAGATATTCGGCGAGGATGGCGGAGAAGCGCTTCTCGCGCGCGGCGCTGGTCTTCAGGTCAAAGATGGAGTGGCGCACGTCGCCGTAGGTCTCCTTCACCACACGCCGCAGCTCCGCCAGCCGGCGCGAGAGGTCGACGGCGCCGGCCCGGATGGCCTCGTCCTCCAGCAGCTTGAACTGGAGGTTGAGGTAGCCCAGCGTCTGGGCCAGCCCGTCGTGCATCTCGCGTGCGATCCGCTCCCGCTCTTCGACGACGGCCATGTTCTGCACCTGCTGATAGAGCCGGCTGTTCTCCCAGGCGATGGCCGCCTGGCTGGCGAAGCCGCCCACGAAGGCCTGCTCCTCCTCGTCGAAGGGACGGGGCGAACGCCGCGCCACCAGCAGGATGCCGATCACGCGCTCCCGGGAGAGCATGGGCATGGCCAAGACGGCGCGCGCGCCCTCGCGCCAGAGGAGCGGGAAGGCCTCCTCCGGACGCTCGGCCAGCGAGGACAGGTCGGCCGCCGCCAGCGGCACCCGCGCCAGGCGGGCGCGCGCGGGCAGGTCGGCCGCCTCGAAGGGGACGGGCGGCGCCTGGCGGAAGCCGGCCACCGCCCGCCAGAGGAGGCGGGAGGGTCCGCCGGGCCCCGCCTCCTCGGTGAGAAAGGCGGCCAGATCGGCGTGGGAGAGCTGGCGCAGCTGTTCGGTGACGCCGGCCAGCTTTCCGTCCAGGCCGGCCACCACCGCCAGCTCGCCGGCCAGGCGGTAGAGCGCCTCGAAGCGGTCGCGCTGGCGCTCGGCCTGGGCGAGGAGCGACCGCACCTGGTTCTCCAGGTGCTTTCTCTCGCTCATGTCGCGCAGGACGAGGGCCGCGTAGCGCTCGGCCCCCTGGTGGACCTCCGAGGCGGAGAGACTGACAGGCACGTCGCGCCCCTCGCGGGACCGGATGACGACCTCGCGGTAGGGGACGCGCCGTCCCAGCTCCAGGGTGCTCTGGATGGGGCAATCGATGTTGCAGGGGGTGCCCCCCTCCGGCGCGCGACAGCCGAGGACGGCGCTGCAGAGAAGGCGCTCGCCGCCCTCTCCGGGCTCCCAGCCGGTCAGCGTCTGCGCCGCCGGGTTCATCTCCACCACCCGGTGGCCGGCGTCGACGATGAGGATGGCGTCGCTGGAGCCGTCGACGAAGGTGCGCAACCGCTCCTCGTCGGCGCGCAGCCTCTCGGACTGGCGCCGGAGCGTCCCGAAGACGTAGCTCGTGAAGAGCGCCGAGCCGGCCAGGAGGAGGAGCAGGACGAGCGCCCGCGCCGCCCAGGCACCGGTCGTCTGGCGCAGGTCGGTGAAGAGTTCCAGCAGAAAGCCGACGAAGACGACGGGCGCCAGGAAGGCGATCCATTGGATCGCCCGCTCGTTCCACGCCTCGACGGATCGCTCCAGCGACCTCCGCCCGTTTCTCATCGCGCATCACCGGCTCCCGGCACGATGTTAGCACGCATGGGTCATACGGGTCATGAACGACTCGCCCGATCGGGTGGTGCCGCCTTCTCCCCCTGGAAACGGCGCATGGACTTGGTTGCGGTGGGTTGACACTACCGGGGCGGGCGCGTACCATCGTTCCCGGTTTAGCACTCATCACCTGAGAGTGCTAACAAGTCGTGGGCACGGGAGGAGGGTTCGAGCGAGCATGAGCGTCAGGGAGGCTTCCAAGGTCCGGCTCCGGCCGCTGGGGGATCGCATCGTCGTCCGCGTCATCGAGCAGGAGGAGCGGACGCCCAGCGGCATCGTCCTGCCGGATACCGCCAAGGAGAAGCCGCAGGAGGGCGAGGTCCTGGCGGTGGGCAAGGGCGCCTACCTCGAGAACGGCCAGATCCGCCCGCTGGACGTGCAGGTCGGCCAGCACGTGCTCTTCTCCAAGTATTCGGGCACCGAAGTCAAGATCGACGGCGAGGAGTACCTGGTCCTCTCCGAGCGGGACGTCCTGGCCGTCGTCGAACGCTGAGCGGACCCCCGCGCCGACGCGGCCGCGGGAGTTCGCCGGCACGCCGAGCCGCCCCGGGGAAGCGGGGCTGCCCTCATCTTCGCCGCGAGGAGGGAACGAGAGAGGCATGGCCAAGCAGATCGTCTTCGACGAGGAGGCCCGCCGCGCGCTCGAGCGGGGGATCAACACCGCGGCCAACACGGTCAAGATCACCCTTGGCCCCAAGGGCCGCAACGTGGTGCTCGAGAAGAAGTTCGGCGCGCCCACCATCACCAACGACGGCGTCACCATCGCCCGCGACATCGAGCTGAAGGACCCCTACGAGAACATGGGCGCCCAGCTCCTCAAGGAAGTGGCCACCAAGACCAACGACGTCGCCGGCGACGGCACCACCACCGCCATCGTCCTCGGCCAGGCGCTGGTCCGCGAGGGTCTGCGCGTGGTGGCCGCCGGCGCCAACCCGATGCTGGTCAAGCGCGGCATCGAGAAGGCCGTCAACGCCGTGGTCGAGCAGATCCGCCAGGTCTCCAAGCCGGTGGAGACCCACAACCAGATCGAGGAAGTGGCCTCCATCTCCGCCAACGACCGCGAGATCGGCAAGATGATCGCGGACGCAATGGACAAGGTGGGGAAGGAGGGCGTCATCACCGTCGAGGAGGCCAAGACGCTGGAGACCACCGTCGAGGTGGTCGAAGGCATGCAGTTCGACCGCGGCTACCTCTCCCCCTACTTCGTCACCAACACCGAGACCATGGAGGCCGTGCTGGAGGATCCCTTCATCCTCATCACCGACAAGAAGATCAGCGCGGTCAACGACCTGCTGCCTGTCCTGGAGAAGGTGCTCCAGCGCGGCAAGCCGCTCCTGGTCATCGCCGACGACGTGGAGGGTGAGGCGCTGGCCACGCTGGTGGTCAACAAGATTCGCGGCACGCTCCAGGTCTGTGCCGTCAAGGCGCCCGGCTTCGGCGATCGGCGCAAGGCCATGCTGGAGGATATCGCCATCCTCACCGGCGGCCAGTACCTCTCCGAGGACCTGGGCATCAAGCTGGAGAACGTGACGCCGGACATGTTCGGCCGCGCCGAGCGCGTCACCATCGACAAGGAGAACACCACCATCGTCAAGGGCGCCGGCGATCCGCAGAAGATCAAGGACCGCATCAAGGCGATCCGGGCGCAGATCGAGGAGA includes the following:
- the groL gene encoding chaperonin GroEL (60 kDa chaperone family; promotes refolding of misfolded polypeptides especially under stressful conditions; forms two stacked rings of heptamers to form a barrel-shaped 14mer; ends can be capped by GroES; misfolded proteins enter the barrel where they are refolded when GroES binds), coding for MAKQIVFDEEARRALERGINTAANTVKITLGPKGRNVVLEKKFGAPTITNDGVTIARDIELKDPYENMGAQLLKEVATKTNDVAGDGTTTAIVLGQALVREGLRVVAAGANPMLVKRGIEKAVNAVVEQIRQVSKPVETHNQIEEVASISANDREIGKMIADAMDKVGKEGVITVEEAKTLETTVEVVEGMQFDRGYLSPYFVTNTETMEAVLEDPFILITDKKISAVNDLLPVLEKVLQRGKPLLVIADDVEGEALATLVVNKIRGTLQVCAVKAPGFGDRRKAMLEDIAILTGGQYLSEDLGIKLENVTPDMFGRAERVTIDKENTTIVKGAGDPQKIKDRIKAIRAQIEETTSDFDREKLQERLAKLAGGVAVINVGAATEVELKEKKYRIEDALSATRAAVEEGIVPGGGCTYVHALKALENLKGETRDEQTGIEIVARALEEPLRQIVTNAGLEGSVVVEKVKELPDTDGFDVMSLSYGNMFEKGIVDPTKVTRSALQNAASIAAMVLTTESLVADIPEKKENSAGSMPDMDM
- a CDS encoding response regulator transcription factor, whose product is MLVDDHVLFRKGLAGLLASRPSLQVVGEVGNGEEAIAAVDRLRPDLVLMDVNMPIMNGIEATRQIHRAHPELPVVMLTVSDRDENLFEAIKAGAQGYLLKDLEPEELFRYIEGVFRGEAPISGSLARLILQEFARMPSVGRRDGLGTPRGGEAPAEAEESEGLTEREREVLQLVASGATNREIAQRLIISENTVKIHIKHILDKLHVQNRVQAAAYAIEEGLVEPKEPPRA
- the groES gene encoding co-chaperone GroES, translating into MSVREASKVRLRPLGDRIVVRVIEQEERTPSGIVLPDTAKEKPQEGEVLAVGKGAYLENGQIRPLDVQVGQHVLFSKYSGTEVKIDGEEYLVLSERDVLAVVER
- a CDS encoding PAS domain S-box protein, which gives rise to MRNGRRSLERSVEAWNERAIQWIAFLAPVVFVGFLLELFTDLRQTTGAWAARALVLLLLLAGSALFTSYVFGTLRRQSERLRADEERLRTFVDGSSDAILIVDAGHRVVEMNPAAQTLTGWEPGEGGERLLCSAVLGCRAPEGGTPCNIDCPIQSTLELGRRVPYREVVIRSREGRDVPVSLSASEVHQGAERYAALVLRDMSERKHLENQVRSLLAQAERQRDRFEALYRLAGELAVVAGLDGKLAGVTEQLRQLSHADLAAFLTEEAGPGGPSRLLWRAVAGFRQAPPVPFEAADLPARARLARVPLAAADLSSLAERPEEAFPLLWREGARAVLAMPMLSRERVIGILLVARRSPRPFDEEEQAFVGGFASQAAIAWENSRLYQQVQNMAVVEERERIAREMHDGLAQTLGYLNLQFKLLEDEAIRAGAVDLSRRLAELRRVVKETYGDVRHSIFDLKTSAAREKRFSAILAEYLEDYRSMNGIETSAEGELALLDGLPDGAQVQAWRIVQEALANVRKHAHASRVHLAVEQGRGHLWLRISDDGVGFDVARQNAKGHYGMSIMQERAESLGGFVDILSAPGQGTQVVLAIPVPRPIEEDTRGAPHLAG